The sequence cctccccctcctcctttcccctccctctctcccacaCGCGCGCATGCAAACCGACAGGGCACgcgacccccctcccccttccatCATTCTCCCATCTCTTACTCACTCTCTTCTCTACAACAAACATGGCCGCGAAATCTGACGGTGCAGCCGTCTCTCAGCGAATAGAAATCCCACCCGAGTGTCCTTCCAGGTCCGAGCCGCGGCCTCCGCAGCCCCGTCCCGCCGAGCAGCGCTACACCCTCCCGGACTTCTGCTGGACGCTGTGCGCCCTTCTGGTCTTCTTCTCGGACGGGGCCTCAGACCTGTGGCTGGCGGCGGACTACTACCTGCGGAGGTACTACTGGTGCTTCGCCCTGACTCTGGTCTTTGTGATAGTCCCGTCCGTGGTCGTGCAGGTGTTGAGCTTCCGATGGTTCGCCTACGATTTCGCGCAAACCATCGAGAGCGGcacggccgccgccgccgtggtAGCGGCGTCGGGCGCGGAGGAGAGCGACTTCAGCACCAAGGACAGCGGCGAGCGGGGCGCTGGCCGCACTGACGCGGCCGGGGTGCTGCCGGGGCCGGGGGACGTGGGAGGAGCCCGGGGCTGCTGCAGAGTCTTCATGTGGCTCTTCCAGGCCCTGGTGCACATCTTCCAGCTGGCGCAGGTCTGGAGGTGAGTCTGCACACCCATAACGAGATACGAGGCGAAAGGGGACACTACctcttcctttgtgtgtgtgtgtgtgtgtgtgtgtgtgtgtgtgtgtgtgtgtgtgtgtgtgtgtgtgtgtgtgtgcacatgcagtCTCCAAAGCCCAGCATCACTCCCTCCCTGTGGCTGAACGCTTATGAAACGTCATTTAGGGAGAACAGTGCCCAAAATGCCAGAATGCCTTTCTcatgtttgccccccccccccactaccacTCCAATCCCCCCTCTAtccacccccacacctccccAGTTTGGAATAGGAGAATCAGACTCCACCCCATTCCCTCTTTTAGGTCAATCATCTCCTCCAGAAAAATCATCAAGGCATCCACACTATCGCCTTTTATAGAGGAATAAAAATACCCACGTCCTGGGGGGTTTGGACAAGAAGGAATCCGACTGCTGAAGAAAATCAGAAATGTCAAGAGAGTAGCTTCCTATTTGgagtgaaatgtgtgtgtgtgcccaccTCCCTGTCAGTGTCTAGTGTATTTTCAGCTCTTAGCTTGAGGCTCCTTTCCTTCATGTTTGTAAAATCTATATTCTCAGatctccttcctgtctctcctctgaGCACAAACACGTTTAATTACCGGGGAGACACAAAGCAAAGCAGTGCGTCCTGCTGTCGGTTGGATGCTAGTGGGTCTGTAGGTCAGTGGCTCCTCCGGTGATGGTGGGGCTGCTGCGCCCTGATCGGCTCTGACAGGCTGTGAGGCTCTGCCAGTCAGGGAGGCGCTCAGATGAGCTGTGGTGAGAGGGGAGTGAGACAAAAAAGGTGAAATGAAGGGAAAAGTTTGGGGTGTCACGGATTTACAAATTAGGTGTAATGATGAAATCAGAGGCAAATCAACTGTTTGATTTATCCGCAGGCTTTCGTCTGCGTCTCTCTTTGCGGTGTCTCTCTCTCCCAGCGGGTAATAAATATTGattcctcacttcctcctggaGACTTAGGCTTCTATGTGCGAGTGTGTCCAGGAGCGCATTAAAAAACCTTGTGGCGGCACAGAATTACCGGTAATGCCATTAAAAGCTGCCGTGTGCGTCCtgctcgccgccgccgctgctctCAGACCAGCGCGTCCGCACATTAAGAGGATTACCGGGTTGTTCTACCGAACAGCCGTTAACCCGGGAATGATCTGTCACCGATACGCACCGGGGCAGGTGAACCGGGATCAATTTGTGAGAATGAAATGTCAGCACACCAGAGATGGCGCACGGGGGTTGCGTTGCGCAGCGATGGAATTGCGCGTCTCCTCCTGTGCGGCTGAAGCTTTGACCCTCATTATGCTCCATTCTGTCAGTGTGTTAGATCCCAAGGCGCACTTTGTGTAGCAGGAAGCAGAACAAAAAGGGGTTACACAAACTCCCTAGTGGTTCATTGGCTTGTTGACACAGCGCTCCTCTGACCTTTCTCCTCCAGGCAATTACTGGGACATTTATAGCTTCAGTTCCAGCGACAGCCACCAGTCTCCAAACCCCCTCAGAGCTGCGTAATGATGATCGCTTACAGATTGCTTTTCTTGGTGTCAACATATTAACGCACACATATATTTGCATAGTTCTTAGGCCAACAAAGTGATGTGAGTTAATTATAGGTGGCTGTTACAGCGGAGGTTGAGACCAAGTGGGACtccttgtttattcattcactcatatTTAGCTTCGATTCCGACTGACTTTAGGTAAATTGAGGTTGCAGGCAAGCACTTATATTCATTCAGCTAACATTAAAACCACAGAGCTACTTAGTTCAATTTCAGTCTAATCTAAATCCTAGATTGTGCAAGCgacttcccttttttttttttgccaaggaCTACTGGTGACTCCAAGAATTTGGAATAATGAGTTCTGTCTCCCGAGAGTCTGTGTTTGATGTTCAAAAGTTTTTTAAGCATGTTAATAAACCTTAAAATTCAGCTTTTCTCAGCTAAATGTTAAGTCTTGATTCCATTTTAGGATCATGTGATCTCTGAAAATATCGTGTCACGTCATCACTGTGGAGAACAGTAAGCACACAGAGGGGATTGGCAACATCAATAGCGAATCATGACTGTATCAGTAATGCTTCAGTGGACAAGTGGATGGACATCAATTATTTCAAGTGTGTTCATTAAAACCGTAACTTCACTTATGTATAAagaatgtaaatatattaatatatgattattattattatcattataatgaAATTTTAATGGGATTGGAACAAGCTGTCAAATAACTTCATATGGACGTTATATTTTCCCAATTTCCGATGTGTCTTGAACGCACCATTTATGGAATAAGATATCTGCTTCCGGTTCAAACAGGTACGTCCACGCCCTGTATTTGGGCGTGCAGAGCCGGTGGCACAGAGACCCCGAGCGGCGTCACTTCTACTGGCGCATGATGTTCGAGAGCGCCGATATCAGCATGCTGCGTCTTCTGGAGTCTTTCCTGAAGAGCGCCCCCCAGCTGGTGCTGCAGCTCAGCATCATGATCCAGGCCCGGCATGTGCTGCCCCTTCAAGGTGAGCGTCCAAGAACGACTGCATCAGTCAGTCGTACGTCTGCGGCCCACGCCGTGGATGAACACCTGGTGGAAACGTACATTCTTCCTGCGCTAAATGTCGAAACGGCGACCCCAGAGCCGCTGCTATCTTATCTAAATggctccatctctctctttttttccctctactTCCCCAGGGCTCTCAGCTTCCGCCTCGCTGATATCCCTCGCTTGGATGATCGCCTCCTATCAGAAAGTCCTGAGGGACTCCCGAGATGATAAGCTACCCATGACCTACAAGGCTGTCATCGTTCAGATCCTGTGGCACCTGTTCACTATTGGGGCGCGCACTCTGGCCTTCGCCCTGTTTGCGTCTGTGTTCCAGCTGTATTTCGGCATCTTCATCGTGGCCCACTGGTGCATCATGACGTTTTGGATAATTCAAGGCGAGACGGACTTCTGCATGTCCAAATGGGAGGAGATCATCTATAACATGATGGTGGGCATTGTGTATGTTTTCTGCTGGTTCAGTGTGAGGGAGGGGCGCACTCGTTGCAGGATGCTCATCTACAGCCTGACTGTGTTCGTGGAGAACGTGGCACTCACAACCACCTGGTACCTGTACCGCGGCTCTCGTATCTCGGACTTCTACGCCGTCatcatggtgtgtgtggtggcCAGCAGCTACGCTCTGGGCACCTTCTTCATGTTTGTGTATTACTGCCTGTTGCACCCAGATGGTCCCGTCTCAGGTTGGGGTTACATTGTGGAAAAGGAGGTGCCTGTGGAGTCGCTGGTCTCTCCGGCATCCAGCCTCCCCCCTGACGTGGTGAGCAGCCCCCccagaaccctccagagaacTAAAGGATCCGAAAAGGAGCAGGGGCCCGGGGTGGATGGAGACGTGTTTCAAGTGCGACCGCCTCGGGGAGCTCAGGCGCCGGCGAACAACCTCACACCCAGGACAGAGGGGCCTGTCATCCGGATAGACCTGCCCAGGAAGAAGTACCCCGCCTGGGACGCTCACTTCATCGACCGCCGGCTGCGTAAAACCATCCTGGTGCTGGAAAGCGCCGCCCCGGTGACGCCAAGAATTCAGTACCGCTGTCTGGGCACACCCAAAGAAGTGATGGAGTACGAGACCACTGTGTGACGCACTGGAGGCGCGGCGACTATCTCACACCTGGCTTTAATCGGCAGGTAGACGACTCCCACTGATCGGTCTGTTTGAGCTCCACGCCGTCTCGATTGCTCTCCGGACTGTCAGGAAGTGGAGGCGAGCAGTTGGAGGGAGGGGGACAGGGTGTGGTGTCTTTATTTTCTACAAAGGCAAAGTGCTGTGACGTGGTTTGATGATGGTGCATATTTAGTTTTCTGTATCATTTCTCAGGTGGGGTTTTGGTACAGGTAGAAGTCGGTTGTCCGGTGAATATAGAGAAAAGCACAGGTAGCCAGAGAGGCGGAGCTGTGTATCAATCAGAGGCAGGAAGTCCTCCATGACAAAAGCGCTCCAGCGCATCCTCTCAAGGCGAGCCTTCAACATGCATGACTATTTATGGCAGCTACAACAGAAACATCACCAAACCAGATGCAGATCAGTGAGTAGGAGTGGTGACGGTCGcactgtggttttttttttcttttttaacacaaCCTGAAAACGCACAGCAGACGCTGAAAAACGGTTGACACACAAGTGAATTTCCATAGCTATTCACTCATGTTGAAGGGATGTTCGAGGATGCTGCTTCTAACCTGAAGCGCGGCTCAAAAGCAACATTTGAGttgaatgtaaaaacaaatgtgattaTTTGTGACTTGGCTTTGAGCATTTTAATACCGTTAGTGGGATTTACGACATTCCTGTGGTACTAGATCTGTTTTTTGAAGTAAGCTAGAACAAAAagagatttgtgtgtgtttacaagcaatctgtttttgttttttttgaggggggacACATGCCATCACTATTATTCTAAGAAGATGTACCTTCTTTCAGAAACGTGTATGTATTGAACAAAAGCTACGTTATGATTTCCGTTAACAGTATATATTCTACCGATGAGACTCTCAACAGTTGTATTTTCATACCGCATCCGTCTGACACACGTAGGATACACAACACATCCATGTAAATTAAACTGTACAATGAAGTTTCAGAGGGACAGCACCGTCTGTTGTTGTACGATGTCAATACTTTGTTGTCCGaaaacttaattaaaaaaaaaaaagaaatagctgCAGACTCCTAAAAGCTCTGAATATCTCTGATGGTATTGATGATAAAGGCAGGTGGGACCTTTGGAAACACTTTATGCTACAGATCTCTTTCTTTCACACTAAAATAAAGGGAGAGGAAAAATCCAATGGTCATCTAAATGCTGAATGATCCTTCACCATAGTGGGATCCAAGTTTTTTGCTTCTAACTTCATGGATGAAGCCAATAATGACAACAATGTTATTCTAAATACTTtggggaggttttttttttagagttgagGAGTCAAAGCATCAGATGTTGCTTTTACGTAAAATAATTAGATGTATGGGTGAACGTTTGTCTAATTAAATCTTTTACTGATAAAGTGCGAAGTTACAAAGTTccctttattacaaaataatgacctgtaaaataaagtgttactgTGCTTTCATTTATCagggttttgttttattatagaATAGCCAcaagagggtgtgtgtgtgtgtgtgtgtgtgtgtgtgtgtgtgtgtgtgtgtgtgtgtgtgtgtgtgtgtgcgacaaAGAGAGAgctcacacaccagtgtgtgtatgGGAGTCCTGCTGTGTGCATTTAGGTTCATTTCTAATCGTTTCATGAGGTGTGACAGTCTTGTTGTAAACACTGTCCAGTCAGCGTATTTTTCCaggtgacactgaaataaagaaTTAGTGCACAGAGCATCTCTAACACCCCCAGTAAAGTAACAAAGCAGAGTGGGCATGGGGGGCGGGGGCTTCAATATGGTGCTAGCACAATACATCCACTCGGTGTACCATGAAATGGGCTTGGTGTCGGTGGAGGCTGAACCTCATACACAAAGCTAGAATCAAAAAGCCTTAAACTGGTCACATCATTTTTGTTCGgaatgagaaggaaaaaaaaaagattaatgagAAACTGGAGACAATttcatgatgttgttgttgctaAATAAAGAGCAATGTGTTTACCTGAGATTTGttgttggtgattttttttttacacagaaacaagaaataaaGTCTGAGATCATCCACTCAACAGCAGTAGggagatttaaaaacatgacatcaAAAATGGCGACAGGAAATTGTGATAATGTGTCTCATATGGAAAAGTGGAGGcagtgaaaatatttaaaaacatttatcgGGCCTTGCTTGAATTATGGCTACAATTTCCGATGATACTGAACTGTATGCTCCGTATCCTTAAGCTTTCCAGAATTGTGCACAAACTTGCATGAAATTTAGGCATAACACAATTGAATCTGTCTTCAGAATCATCAGTTTCTCGTGTGATGTTTTACAAGTTGAGAGCAGTAGAAGGTGAAAAGAACATGGCAAAAAACTCCATGCACTGACCTCCTCTGTTTCTTGACAGTTGATTTCATGCTCTGCTCTGAGGCCAAGCTAATCTCGGCCATGCTTTACCCGTGCCAAAGTCCTTGTTTACTTTCGTCACTCACAAACAGATTGCATTCAGAGGTGACAAGCTTGACCTCCAATCTTCAGCATCCTTCTGAAATCTGGACCCCTGGCGCCTGGAGATTCGTTTTATTTGTTCGTGCAACTTGCAATGAttttgcactttttaaaaaaattaataagcATAAAGcatcaatttatttaatttaattataagaCATTTGTCACAGATTGTAGCGTCTAAGAAGGTAGATTGTTCTGATTGGATTGGTGTCTAAATTCCATCTCTATGTGAGTGGATCAGTGGATTAGTGGTTCTGAACTTGTCACCACTCCCTATCGTACATCCACAGTAGGTCTGCCTCCTCTCAACAGTTGGAATGACtctaacatacacacacgctTTGGCATGCTGTTAGAACTGTAATTTTCCGCAACTGTGAAGGAGAAAAGGTTCAGGATGTCCATCAGTCTCTGTTATTGATCACTTCCTCTCAGGATACGGAAAAGCTTTCACGCTTAAGCATCATGTTTGCAAGTCAAAGGGTTGtgaattcaaaattaaaatcgTGTGCAAACTCTCCCATTAGCTGCAACAAACTACATGGCCTTAGAAAAGAAGCCGGACCCAGAATGCAGATCGTTTCCTCAGAGTCACTTCTGCAGTAACAGATCAATGGCACCTTCAACAGGCCTGCACAAGccaaaataataagaaattgtTGAAGCATGATGGACTTTGAGCCCAAGGACCTGAAACTGATGCTGCGTTGACAAGATACACCGCCAGGATTATGTGCACGCAGCTTGATCGAGTGAGTACTACAGGATGAACATCCCCTGCAGACTCAGCAGCAACAGTTCTGACAGATGAGGAGGCCAACATCCAACAGAATGACATCCTAGAGGTTGCATCTATCCATGAGGAGGAGAATTACTGCTTTAATCAAAGCTGATGGGATATAGTGGTTTTTGTTTCGCATATTCCACTTATTCAGCCTGAGGAATGCATGGCGCAtacatttcttttgttgttttacatAGTTATGTAAGTCAGAAAATCATTAAAAGTTAATCAGGAAGAAAATATGCATTATTTACATTCAACACAAGCTACTAAACACAAGGAAATGAACAGGAcgtttttaaaatcttttatagtTTTATTACGGTTGAGGCtgaagattgaaaaaaaaatcaaaagtattTTAACCTAATATCAACCGTACAAATGAATTAGATTGTTCAATCATGTTTAGTCTGTGATGTCCCGCCCACTAGTGACCCATATCCAATCAACTACATGATGTTTCTCAATATGTGTATACCATCCAATCATCTGCGAAACTGAATCAGCGTTGCCGGCATAATTAATAATCATACAGCCAATGAGAATCTAGAAGGAGGCGGGGCTAACTCAACGTACCAGTCGCTCGTTTGCTTCGCTTGAAACGAACACATTTGAAACTAGAATGGCGACCGCAGTCTGCGGGCTGCAGGCTGCCGACCGGAAGAGTAAACAGTCAAAGACTCACCGAGAACACCGGCGGAAAGTGAAGGATTCCAGGAGGAGACAAGCGGCCCTGTTGTTCCTCAATAACATCTCCCTCGACGGGCAGCCCAATTGTCAGTTCAGCGACGGGAATAGCGACCGAGGGGCCGCGGAGGAGCACCGACTCGGGGACGGGGACAGCGGAGCCACTGTCGCGCCCCTGCCGGCGGACAGCCGCGGAGCAGCCGCGCGGGTGTCGGATCCGGCCCCGGCCGGTGGTAGCTCGTCCTCCAGCGTTCAGGGGGTGTTCAGTCCTGTCCGACCTTCTTCGGTGGTGTCTCCAGGACCTGCCGGGCCAGTTGTTTTGGGGGCCAACGAGGTGTTTTTGGAGCCTGGCTATGCGGCTGAGACGTCAACCCCAGACACCCCTCTGTCTCCGGTGTCCGCCGGACACCGGCCCTGCTCCCGGGTCAGATCCACGCCCGCAGCGCTGAGCCCAGTCCCGGCTAGCAATTCTCTGGATTCACGACAGAGGTGAGACTTCCGCGTTAAATAAGATCAACAGGTAAAACAAGGAGGTTTCTATTAATTCTCAAGCAGCATTTGTAACATTTCATCATCTTTTCCCTCAGGTTGAGGAATGTATCCGGTTCTCCTGGACCCAAGGTGCCAAAGAAAGTCCACTTCATCAAGAGTATGAGGCAGTATGACACACGGGGGTGTAGGTGAGTCTCCAGTCTATTCCACACATGCAGTTTACTGGCAAAATTCACTTTAATTCACCTTTTGGTGAGTTTAAACAGCTCACTGTAACAGATCAAGTGTTTCAGTTCTTTGTGAAGTATATGCACATAGTCATGACTGGATTTACGCTTCTGGCAGCATTCCTAAGGAATCTTAGAATTCCTCAGACATAAAGGCCTCCAGTTCTGGAATATATGAGTATTCCACATTCTTCAGATAGTAAGACTTTGTTTCATGGCTCTGTAGAACAAAATCCCTCACaatctctgaatgttttactTTGAGGCTTTATAGGAATTGCTTATTAAAAATAGAGACTCCATTAGtcagtaaatgttttattaattttaaatctGCTTTGAGCTATTGAAATGTGTCTTGTTTGATTTATCTATTGTTAAACTGgcgaaaaaaaattgaattccACCAATAAATTGAATATATGGTGGCGGTTGTCTAATTTTACTTTCAACTGTATGTGTGGCATATTCATCAGGGATTTCTCTACGATAGGTTTAGTGCCAGAGAAATGTAAAAGTGAGCTCTGAAGTAGACCTTTAACTCATAAGCGGTGTTATTCACTTCCCTGCTGGTGTTGTAATAAGCAGCTTATCTCTGGCAGAGACTTAGTTTGGACCGCAGGGGAGCAGTGGCAGCACCGCCGCTGAGAGCTTTTGGTGAATTTAATCACCCTTGGAAGCTTTGCAAAAGCCCAAAGAGGTGCTGCGTGGAAATGGAACGCCGTGTTGCACCAACAGTAAGTTAACGCCACAGAAAGGCAGGCTGTCAGGAAACAAGAATGTGATAATGATTGGGTTCATTTCCCAACGctgtgaaaacatttcatgtaTGTTTTCATACTTGCCAAAATTTGTCTTTTtactcgtttttttttttttttcttcatttcatcatcCCCACATCTCATCCCCTCATGCATCAAAATGTGTTGTGAGGTTTTTGTTGGCGTAAGCGAAACAGTTATGGAACCGTCTTGGCTTCCCCactgtttcagttttttttagcaGAAGTGGATTTAGGTGAATTTGTCTCCTGTGGGGGACTCGACCCGCGGCAGGCTGTAGGTCATTGATCAGTGTTTTGTGAGGAAGGGAAGCCTCTGGTCACGTTCTGTGGTTGTGGAGCCGTTACGTAGGTAGACGGCTTTGCTGAATGGGTCCATTAATGAGTTTCCAGTCCCGAGGTAAAACCATCTTTAGCTCCTTAGCCCCCGTTTGTTCCTTTCCTCTTCTAACGTTACCTTTTCAGTTACAGATCAGCTCGTCATTGGCCCGAAATGAAATGGCCTAAAC is a genomic window of Antennarius striatus isolate MH-2024 chromosome 2, ASM4005453v1, whole genome shotgun sequence containing:
- the xkr7a gene encoding XK-related protein 7, with protein sequence MAAKSDGAAVSQRIEIPPECPSRSEPRPPQPRPAEQRYTLPDFCWTLCALLVFFSDGASDLWLAADYYLRRYYWCFALTLVFVIVPSVVVQVLSFRWFAYDFAQTIESGTAAAAVVAASGAEESDFSTKDSGERGAGRTDAAGVLPGPGDVGGARGCCRVFMWLFQALVHIFQLAQVWRYVHALYLGVQSRWHRDPERRHFYWRMMFESADISMLRLLESFLKSAPQLVLQLSIMIQARHVLPLQGLSASASLISLAWMIASYQKVLRDSRDDKLPMTYKAVIVQILWHLFTIGARTLAFALFASVFQLYFGIFIVAHWCIMTFWIIQGETDFCMSKWEEIIYNMMVGIVYVFCWFSVREGRTRCRMLIYSLTVFVENVALTTTWYLYRGSRISDFYAVIMVCVVASSYALGTFFMFVYYCLLHPDGPVSGWGYIVEKEVPVESLVSPASSLPPDVVSSPPRTLQRTKGSEKEQGPGVDGDVFQVRPPRGAQAPANNLTPRTEGPVIRIDLPRKKYPAWDAHFIDRRLRKTILVLESAAPVTPRIQYRCLGTPKEVMEYETTV